From a region of the Triticum aestivum cultivar Chinese Spring chromosome 7D, IWGSC CS RefSeq v2.1, whole genome shotgun sequence genome:
- the LOC123168525 gene encoding probable pectinesterase 29, which translates to MKKLALRRLLAVAISVVALFIVFTPETSHRCDAAQAVVKSVFVDHTGRGDFKTIQAAIDSVPFGNNQWIRVHVAAGTYTEKVNVPFNKSFILLEGEGRLQTSIEWADHAGGSSTTADTPTFASHADDFMARDITFKNTYEGANLAQAVAALVDGDRSSFYGCGFFSVQDTLCDMAGRHYYENCVIGGAVDFIFGNARSIFQGCDLWTGKLTKTLGSITAHGRDSDKDDTAFVFKQCKVGGFMPIYLGRPWRDYARVIFYQTNMSIVVDRQGWDIWNSKGKEGLLTMVESECTGAGSNTTERVPWAKQLSGKQIARFVNLSYISPDGWLDAQPR; encoded by the exons ATGAAGAAGCTCGCACTACGGCGACTGCTGGCCGTAGCCATTAGTGTTGTAGCACTCTTCATAGTCTTTACACCCGAGACATCTCACCGCTGCGACGCTGCACAGGCGGTGGTTAAAAGCGTCTTCGTTGACCATACTGGCCGAGGCGACTTCAAGACTATCCAAGCAGCCATCGACTCCGTTCCTTTCGGCAACAACCAATGGATCCGAGTCCACGTCGCCGCCGGCACTTACAC TGAGAAAGTGAATGTGCCATTTAACAAAAGCTTCATCCTACTGGAAGGCGAGGGGAGGTTGCAGACGTCCATCGAGTGGGCCGATCACGCCGGCGGGTCGTCCACCACCGCCGACACCCCGACTTTTGCCTCTCATGCCGACGATTTCATGGCCCGCGACATCACGTTCAAG AACACATACGAGGGGGCCAACCTGGCGCAAGCGGTGGCTGCCCTAGTTGACGGGGACCGGTCGTCGTTCTATGGATGCGGCTTCTTCAGTGTTCAGGACACGTTGTGCGATATGGCTGGGAGGCACTACTATGAGAATTGTGTCATCGGCGGCGCCGTGGACTTCATCTTCGGCAACGCCAGGTCCATCTTCCAG GGCTGTGATCTATGGACGGGAAAGTTAACAAAGACGCTGGGATCCATCACGGCGCATGGGCGAGACAGTGACAAAGACGATACCGCATTTGTGTTCAAGCAGTGCAAGGTCGGCGGCTTCATGCCGATATACCTGGGACGCCCATGGCGAGACTATGCTAGGGTCATCTTCTACCAGACCAACATGTCTATCGTTGTGGACCGCCAAGGTTGGGACATCTGGAACTCCAAGGGCAAAGA GGGATTGCTAACGATGGTGGAATCAGAGTGCACAGGGGCGGGGTCCAACACGACGGAGCGAGTACCGTGGGCCAAGCAGCTGAGCGGCAAGCAAATCGCTAGATTCGTCAACTTGTCCTACATCTCTCCCGATGGCTGGCTCGACGCGCAGCCACGCTAG